From Stenotrophomonas nitritireducens, the proteins below share one genomic window:
- the pdxY gene encoding pyridoxal kinase yields the protein MNEVDHSHLVHGRRQRPDGPSPVDVISVQSQLVYGHAGNSAAVPPLRALGLRVAEIPTTLLSNAPFYATLRGRVLPADWFAELLQGATERGLPQRAGALVSGYFGSVANGAAFADWLDEVLPQSPQLRYCLDPVIGDTHTGPYVEPGLEKIFIERLLPHAWLVTPNAFELGRLTGMPALEQDDAIAASRKLLERGPEWVIAHSVSGDPGELVTLAIGREQIWRWTSPHLPVDVAGTGDVLMSLLVAFLLKGHSFEDAVSRAIAGVHAALEATLATGVEEFDVLAAAPAALGTPYRFRAERLA from the coding sequence ATGAACGAAGTCGACCACAGCCATCTCGTGCACGGTCGTCGGCAACGCCCGGATGGGCCGTCGCCGGTGGACGTGATCTCCGTGCAATCCCAACTGGTTTACGGCCATGCAGGCAATAGCGCGGCGGTGCCGCCGTTGCGGGCGCTAGGCCTGCGCGTTGCCGAAATTCCCACCACGCTGCTGAGCAATGCGCCGTTCTACGCGACATTGCGCGGGCGCGTGTTGCCAGCCGACTGGTTTGCCGAGCTATTGCAGGGCGCCACCGAGCGCGGTCTGCCGCAACGCGCCGGGGCCTTGGTGTCCGGCTACTTCGGCAGTGTCGCCAACGGTGCCGCTTTCGCCGATTGGCTGGATGAGGTTCTGCCGCAATCGCCGCAGCTGCGCTACTGCCTCGATCCGGTGATCGGCGATACCCATACCGGCCCCTATGTCGAGCCCGGGCTGGAAAAAATCTTCATTGAACGACTGCTGCCGCACGCCTGGCTGGTCACGCCCAATGCCTTCGAGCTGGGCCGCCTGACCGGCATGCCGGCGTTGGAACAGGACGACGCCATCGCGGCCTCGCGCAAGTTGTTGGAGCGCGGCCCGGAATGGGTGATCGCGCATTCGGTGTCCGGCGACCCCGGCGAGCTGGTGACCCTGGCCATCGGTCGCGAACAGATCTGGCGCTGGACCTCACCGCATCTGCCAGTGGACGTGGCCGGTACCGGTGACGTGTTGATGTCGTTGCTGGTCGCGTTCTTGCTCAAGGGCCATAGCTTCGAGGATGCGGTAAGCCGCGCCATCGCCGGCGTGCATGCGGCGTTGGAGGCAACCCTGGCCACCGGCGTGGAAGAGTTCGACGTGCTGGCGGCCGCACCGGCTGCCCTGGGTACGCCGTATCGGTTCCGCGCCGAGCGACTGGCGTGA
- a CDS encoding RNA polymerase sigma factor: protein MDTAVQTPTDEVLMLAYAEGDSDAFSELYARHRARLFHYLLGQLRDRPLAEELFQDVWQKMINARTGWKPDAAFATWLFRIAHNRLNDHWRAARHRPAAPADADERTASLADTCTPELLADEHAQRLQLRQALAELPAEQQEVVILRLEQELSLEEIGQITGVGRETVKSRLRYAMDKLRARLSE from the coding sequence GTGGATACCGCTGTCCAGACCCCTACCGACGAAGTGTTGATGTTGGCGTATGCCGAGGGCGACAGCGATGCGTTCTCCGAGCTGTATGCCCGGCATCGGGCGCGCCTGTTCCATTACCTGCTGGGCCAGCTGCGCGACCGGCCGCTGGCCGAAGAGCTGTTCCAGGACGTCTGGCAGAAAATGATCAATGCCCGGACCGGCTGGAAGCCCGATGCGGCCTTCGCCACCTGGTTGTTCCGCATCGCCCACAACCGGCTCAACGACCATTGGCGCGCTGCTCGCCACCGGCCCGCGGCGCCGGCCGATGCCGACGAACGCACTGCCAGCCTGGCCGATACCTGCACCCCCGAATTACTGGCGGACGAACACGCCCAGCGCCTGCAACTGCGCCAGGCCTTGGCCGAGCTGCCAGCCGAACAACAGGAAGTCGTGATCCTGCGACTGGAACAGGAACTGAGCCTGGAGGAGATCGGGCAGATCACCGGCGTTGGCCGGGAAACCGTCAAGTCGCGGCTGCGCTATGCGATGGACAAGCTGCGCGCGAGGTTGAGCGAATGA
- a CDS encoding prephenate dehydrogenase, producing MSLRPVIGIVGSGGAFGRWLRGFFESRMGLQVIGHDPIDPASQTPEQLLEQADVLLFSAPIRHTPALIRQYIQQSAGRERGKLWLDVTSIKAEPVAAMLESQASVAGLHPMTAPPKAPTLKGRVMVVCEARLDARWQVWLDELCIALQAECVRGSAEHHDRVMALVQAMVHATHLAQAGVLREYAPMLGSLAELMPYRSAAFELDAAVISRILSLNPAIYEDIQFGNPHAGEVLDHLLQQLQQLRGLVGQGDDAARAVFRKQYLADNKAAVDEQTLRDGNYSFERVGYLLADLTDTRAMSVHLPEDRAGSLRELLHVFERHGISLASIHSSRTPSGEVHFRMGFVQAYAADVLQAAAGEINSSGIGRVLER from the coding sequence GTGAGTCTGCGCCCGGTCATCGGCATCGTCGGCAGCGGCGGTGCCTTCGGGCGTTGGCTGCGCGGCTTCTTCGAATCGCGGATGGGTCTGCAGGTGATCGGCCATGATCCGATCGATCCTGCCTCGCAGACGCCAGAACAGTTGTTGGAACAGGCCGATGTGCTGCTGTTCTCCGCACCGATCCGGCATACGCCGGCATTGATCCGTCAGTACATCCAGCAATCGGCTGGGCGCGAGCGCGGCAAGCTGTGGCTGGATGTCACCTCGATCAAGGCCGAGCCGGTCGCTGCGATGCTGGAATCGCAGGCCTCGGTGGCCGGCCTGCACCCGATGACCGCACCGCCCAAGGCGCCGACCTTGAAGGGCAGGGTGATGGTGGTCTGCGAGGCGCGCCTGGATGCGCGTTGGCAGGTATGGCTGGACGAACTGTGCATCGCCCTGCAGGCCGAATGCGTGCGCGGCAGCGCAGAACATCACGACCGGGTGATGGCGCTGGTGCAGGCGATGGTGCACGCCACCCATCTGGCCCAGGCCGGCGTGCTGCGTGAGTACGCGCCGATGCTGGGTTCGCTCGCCGAGTTGATGCCTTACCGTTCGGCCGCCTTCGAGCTGGATGCGGCAGTGATCTCACGCATCCTGTCGTTGAACCCGGCCATCTACGAAGACATACAGTTCGGCAATCCACACGCTGGCGAAGTGCTCGACCACCTGTTGCAGCAGCTGCAGCAGTTGCGTGGGCTGGTGGGGCAGGGCGATGACGCCGCGCGTGCGGTATTCCGCAAGCAGTACCTGGCCGACAACAAGGCGGCCGTGGATGAGCAGACCCTGCGCGATGGCAATTACAGTTTCGAGCGCGTCGGCTACCTGCTGGCCGATCTGACCGACACGCGCGCGATGAGCGTGCATCTACCGGAAGATCGCGCCGGTTCCTTGCGTGAACTGCTGCATGTATTCGAGCGCCACGGCATCAGCCTGGCGTCGATCCATTCCTCGCGTACGCCCAGTGGTGAAGTGCATTTCCGCATGGGTTTCGTGCAGGCCTATGCCGCCGACGTGCTGCAAGCGGCGGCCGGGGAAATCAACAGCAGCGGTATTGGCCGCGTGCTGGAGCGCTAA
- a CDS encoding IMPACT family protein, which produces MLDTLAAPASHELDIKHSRFLARAAPISGADQAMAFIASVSVTDATHNCWAYRHGNEYRSSDDGEPAGTAGRPILAAIDGQGYDRIAVVVTRWYGGIKLGAGGLVRAYGGTAAECLRLAQRSPLVPMTERILQCGFEDMGIVHTLLGSAGAEKLEEQFLPEGLRLHVRLPADQIDALALRLRDATRDRLRLSEPVDHD; this is translated from the coding sequence ATGCTCGACACCCTTGCCGCCCCCGCCAGCCACGAGCTGGACATCAAACACAGCCGCTTCCTCGCCAGGGCGGCGCCCATCAGTGGCGCCGACCAGGCAATGGCGTTCATCGCCTCGGTGTCGGTTACCGACGCCACCCACAACTGCTGGGCCTACCGGCACGGCAACGAATACCGTTCCAGCGATGACGGCGAACCCGCAGGCACCGCCGGCCGTCCGATCCTGGCCGCCATCGATGGCCAAGGCTACGACCGCATCGCGGTGGTGGTGACCCGCTGGTACGGCGGCATAAAGCTGGGCGCCGGCGGCCTGGTCCGTGCCTATGGCGGCACCGCAGCCGAATGCCTGCGGCTTGCCCAGCGCAGCCCGCTGGTGCCAATGACCGAGCGCATCCTGCAATGCGGCTTCGAGGACATGGGCATCGTGCACACCCTGCTGGGCAGCGCCGGTGCCGAGAAGCTTGAAGAACAATTCCTGCCCGAAGGCCTGCGCCTGCATGTACGCCTGCCGGCAGACCAGATCGATGCGCTGGCATTGCGCCTGCGCGACGCCACCCGCGACCGCCTACGCCTGAGCGAACCTGTCGACCATGACTGA
- a CDS encoding EAL domain-containing protein: MSYSELEARADSTRADTFSPVTKVLATLQGLLPRTSSVALAWRDSVLGKGSCSYPEPGERLCRLARECLAGTAADLPPTVHALAWNHELGAECVVLIDSEESMSMVRREAWQGTARVLIGSAMELMRQRLQIEELQRSKQLQKALFEIADLAGADLAMAEMMAHFHRILGSLMYAENCYMVECDENQQSLKFLYFVDTQDNYRPDPGRSYRYEEMPASLTFAVLRNGRAMSGPSRELLKFLEQEYDVVEGVESTDWLGVPMWRDNRVCGAIVVQSYVADACYGEEERALLNFVAKHILTAMDRHQAHAQLEQRVWQRTQDLEHINGHLQGEIIERRRAELLQAALFNISELAMSGKAAGEFYAQVHEIIGRLLDASNFYVAMVTEDAGGIEFVYSVDRFNRERASRAFSDGLTEYALQRREPVLLTRADIDLLIAAGALQEFGAKSQCWLGVPLFSDDEVVGVIAVQSYNPQVVFTADDQRLLVFVARTIGNSLARQRDQQRLVQAHAELELRVSERTRELGEVNQKLLGQIGERMRAEQRLTHLAMHDVLTGLPNRLHLQDRLERAIENAELGIAPHFALLFLDLDRFKWVNDSIGHAAGDQMLVEVARRLVGLVRGEDVVARLGGDEFALLVPCERGSNAAMELGRRLLKALEAPMWVDGRELFPSGSIGIAVWDARYTSGADLLRDADAAMYRAKLKGQDRCVMFDGAMHDEAMRSLELEADLRRAIKKCDFLPYYQPIVSLADGTVVGHEALLRWRHERRGVLLPGQFLSLGEESGLIEQVDWQIYEQVVADMATSAVGYISVNVSPRHFRSAEFAPRLLGMLDAAGADPERLRVEITEMALLEDEPRTLRALHQLRERGVVVQLDDFGTGYSALSYLHRFPISALKVDRSFVAGLYDEGSNSTLALVEGVLSLARTLGIETIGEGIEDERQLQTLKDLGCNFGQGYLLGYPAPREETLLRA; encoded by the coding sequence ATGTCGTATAGCGAGCTTGAGGCGCGGGCCGATTCCACGCGCGCCGATACGTTTTCGCCGGTCACCAAGGTGCTGGCGACATTGCAGGGCTTGTTGCCCCGCACCAGCAGTGTTGCGCTGGCGTGGCGCGACAGCGTGCTGGGCAAAGGCAGCTGCAGTTACCCGGAACCAGGCGAGCGCTTGTGCCGATTGGCGCGCGAATGCCTGGCCGGGACAGCGGCTGATCTGCCGCCCACGGTGCATGCGCTGGCCTGGAACCACGAGCTCGGTGCCGAGTGCGTGGTGCTGATAGACAGTGAAGAAAGCATGTCGATGGTGCGCCGCGAAGCCTGGCAGGGCACTGCGCGGGTACTGATCGGCTCGGCCATGGAGCTGATGCGACAGCGATTGCAGATAGAAGAACTGCAGCGTTCCAAACAATTGCAGAAGGCATTGTTCGAGATCGCCGATCTGGCCGGCGCCGACCTGGCGATGGCCGAGATGATGGCGCACTTCCATCGCATTCTTGGTTCGCTCATGTACGCCGAGAACTGCTACATGGTGGAGTGCGATGAGAACCAGCAGAGCCTCAAGTTCCTGTATTTCGTCGACACCCAGGACAATTACCGGCCCGATCCTGGCCGCAGTTACCGCTACGAGGAAATGCCGGCCAGCCTGACCTTCGCGGTGCTGCGCAATGGCAGGGCGATGAGTGGGCCTTCGCGCGAGCTGCTCAAGTTCCTGGAGCAAGAGTACGACGTGGTGGAAGGGGTTGAAAGCACCGACTGGCTGGGCGTGCCGATGTGGCGCGACAACCGCGTCTGCGGTGCCATCGTGGTGCAGAGCTATGTCGCCGATGCCTGCTATGGCGAGGAAGAGCGGGCGCTGCTGAATTTCGTCGCCAAGCATATTCTTACCGCAATGGACCGGCACCAGGCACACGCGCAGCTGGAACAGCGGGTGTGGCAGCGCACCCAGGACCTGGAGCACATCAACGGCCATCTGCAGGGCGAGATCATCGAGCGCCGGCGTGCGGAACTGCTGCAGGCGGCGCTGTTCAACATCTCCGAACTGGCGATGAGCGGCAAGGCAGCCGGCGAGTTCTATGCGCAGGTGCACGAGATCATCGGCCGCTTGCTCGACGCCAGCAATTTCTATGTGGCAATGGTGACCGAGGACGCGGGCGGCATCGAGTTCGTCTATTCGGTTGACCGCTTCAATCGCGAACGCGCCTCGCGTGCCTTCAGTGATGGGTTGACCGAGTACGCGCTGCAGCGGCGCGAGCCGGTGCTGCTGACGCGCGCCGATATCGATCTGCTGATCGCGGCCGGGGCGTTGCAGGAGTTCGGTGCAAAGTCGCAATGCTGGCTGGGCGTGCCCTTGTTCAGCGACGACGAAGTGGTCGGCGTCATCGCGGTACAGAGCTACAACCCACAGGTTGTCTTCACCGCGGACGATCAGCGGCTGCTGGTATTCGTGGCCCGCACCATCGGCAACAGCCTGGCCCGCCAGCGTGACCAGCAGCGCCTTGTGCAGGCCCATGCCGAGCTGGAGCTGCGCGTGAGCGAGCGTACCCGCGAGCTGGGCGAGGTCAACCAGAAGTTGCTGGGGCAGATTGGCGAGCGCATGCGCGCCGAGCAGCGCCTGACCCACCTGGCGATGCATGACGTGCTGACCGGCCTTCCCAATCGCCTGCACCTGCAGGACCGCCTGGAACGCGCCATCGAGAACGCAGAGCTCGGTATCGCCCCACATTTTGCATTGCTGTTTCTCGACCTGGACCGCTTCAAATGGGTCAACGACAGTATCGGCCACGCGGCCGGTGACCAGATGCTGGTGGAAGTGGCGCGGCGGCTGGTCGGCCTGGTGCGTGGCGAGGATGTGGTTGCGCGCCTGGGCGGTGACGAATTTGCGTTGCTGGTGCCGTGCGAACGTGGTTCGAACGCGGCGATGGAACTGGGGCGGCGGCTGCTCAAGGCATTGGAAGCCCCGATGTGGGTGGACGGGCGCGAGCTGTTCCCTTCCGGAAGCATCGGTATTGCCGTGTGGGATGCGCGCTACACCTCTGGTGCGGATCTGTTGCGCGATGCCGACGCGGCCATGTATCGGGCCAAGCTCAAGGGCCAGGACCGCTGCGTGATGTTCGACGGCGCGATGCACGATGAAGCCATGCGCAGCCTGGAGCTGGAAGCGGACCTGCGCCGGGCGATCAAGAAGTGCGATTTCCTGCCGTACTACCAGCCCATCGTGTCACTGGCGGATGGAACGGTGGTTGGCCACGAAGCATTGCTGCGCTGGCGGCACGAACGGCGCGGCGTGCTGCTGCCGGGGCAGTTCCTGTCACTGGGCGAGGAGAGTGGCCTGATCGAGCAGGTGGACTGGCAGATCTATGAGCAGGTGGTGGCGGATATGGCGACCTCGGCGGTTGGCTATATCTCGGTGAATGTGTCGCCGCGGCATTTCCGTTCGGCCGAGTTCGCCCCGCGTTTGCTGGGGATGCTGGATGCGGCCGGCGCCGACCCGGAACGCCTGCGCGTGGAGATCACCGAAATGGCGTTGCTGGAGGATGAGCCGCGCACGCTGCGCGCCCTGCATCAACTGCGTGAGCGCGGCGTGGTTGTGCAGTTGGATGATTTCGGCACGGGTTATTCGGCGCTTTCCTACCTGCACCGCTTCCCGATCAGTGCACTGAAAGTGGACCGCAGCTTTGTGGCCGGCCTGTACGACGAGGGCAGCAACAGCACGCTGGCCCTGGTTGAAGGGGTGCTGTCACTGGCGCGTACGCTGGGCATCGAAACCATCGGCGAGGGCATCGAAGACGAGCGCCAACTGCAGACCTTGAAGGACCTGGGCTGCAATTTTGGCCAAGGCTATCTTCTTGGTTATCCGGCACCACGCGAAGAAACCCTGCTGCGCGCGTAA
- a CDS encoding TIGR00730 family Rossman fold protein translates to MKSICVYCGSNPGAKPLYVERATELGKRIANEGLRLVYGGGRTGLMGAVADGVLAAGGEVTGVIPQHLVDMEVAHKGVTSLEIVGSMHERKSRMFDLSDAFVALPGGFGTAEEIFEMLTWRQLGIGHKPCAFLDIDGFYQPLINMIDTMVSERFLHPEQREDLWYGDDATQMLEWMRNYSPAQADKWFDEKKRNALR, encoded by the coding sequence ATGAAGTCCATCTGCGTCTACTGCGGCTCCAACCCCGGCGCCAAGCCCCTCTATGTCGAACGCGCCACCGAACTGGGCAAGCGCATCGCCAACGAAGGCCTGCGCCTGGTCTACGGCGGCGGCCGTACCGGCCTGATGGGCGCGGTGGCCGATGGCGTGCTGGCAGCCGGCGGCGAAGTCACCGGCGTGATCCCGCAGCACCTGGTGGACATGGAAGTGGCGCACAAGGGCGTTACTTCGCTGGAGATCGTCGGCTCGATGCATGAGCGCAAGTCGCGCATGTTCGACCTGTCCGATGCCTTCGTTGCCCTGCCCGGCGGCTTCGGCACCGCCGAGGAAATCTTCGAGATGCTGACATGGCGCCAGCTCGGCATCGGCCACAAGCCCTGTGCCTTCCTCGACATCGACGGCTTCTACCAGCCGCTGATCAACATGATCGACACCATGGTCAGCGAGCGCTTCCTGCACCCGGAACAGCGCGAAGACCTGTGGTACGGCGACGACGCCACGCAGATGCTGGAATGGATGCGCAACTACTCGCCGGCCCAGGCCGACAAGTGGTTCGACGAGAAGAAGCGCAACGCACTGCGCTGA
- the lpdA gene encoding dihydrolipoyl dehydrogenase: MAEQFDVVVIGAGPAGYHAAIRAAQLGLKTACIDAALGKDGKPALGGTCLRVGCIPSKALLDSSRQYWNMGHIFDQHGISFNDAKIDVSKMVGRKDAIVKQFTGGIAQLFKANKVATYYGFGQLQAGNVVKVKQHDGSEVELKGTNVIIAAGSDSIELPFAKFDGNLIVDNVGALDFTEVPKRLAVIGAGVIGLELGSVWKRLGSEVVILEALPEFLAVADAEVAKVAAKEFKKQGLDIRLNAKVSKTEIKGNEVIVSFTDAEGDKTLTVDKLLVAVGRRAASKGLLAEGTGVQLNERGQIVVDDHCHTGVDGVWAVGDCVRGPMLAHKGFEEGVAVAELIAGLPGHVNFDTIPWVIYTEPELAWVGKTEAQLKAEGIPYKAGSFPFAANGRAVAMVEPAGFVKVLAHAETDRVLGMHLVGANVSELVHEGVLTMEFSGSSDDLARICHAHPSLSEAVHDAAMAVSKRAIHKAN; the protein is encoded by the coding sequence ATGGCTGAACAATTCGACGTAGTCGTCATCGGTGCCGGCCCGGCCGGTTACCACGCGGCCATCCGCGCCGCACAGCTGGGCCTGAAGACCGCCTGCATCGATGCAGCGCTGGGCAAGGACGGCAAGCCTGCCCTGGGCGGCACCTGCCTGCGCGTGGGCTGCATCCCGTCCAAGGCGCTGCTGGACTCCTCGCGCCAGTACTGGAACATGGGCCACATCTTCGATCAGCACGGCATCAGCTTCAACGACGCCAAGATCGACGTGAGCAAGATGGTCGGCCGCAAGGACGCCATCGTGAAGCAGTTCACCGGCGGCATCGCCCAGCTGTTCAAGGCCAACAAGGTTGCCACCTACTACGGCTTCGGCCAGCTGCAGGCCGGCAACGTGGTCAAGGTCAAGCAGCACGACGGTTCGGAAGTCGAGCTCAAGGGCACCAACGTCATCATCGCCGCCGGCTCCGATTCGATCGAGCTGCCGTTCGCCAAGTTTGATGGCAACCTCATCGTCGACAATGTTGGCGCGCTGGACTTCACCGAAGTGCCCAAGCGCCTGGCCGTGATCGGCGCTGGCGTGATCGGCCTGGAACTGGGCAGCGTGTGGAAGCGCCTGGGTTCGGAAGTGGTGATCCTGGAAGCACTGCCGGAGTTCCTGGCCGTGGCCGATGCCGAAGTGGCCAAGGTTGCCGCCAAGGAATTCAAGAAGCAGGGCCTGGACATCCGCCTCAACGCCAAGGTCTCCAAGACCGAGATCAAGGGCAACGAAGTCATCGTCAGCTTCACCGATGCCGAGGGCGACAAGACCCTGACCGTCGACAAGCTGCTGGTCGCCGTTGGCCGTCGCGCCGCCAGCAAGGGCCTGCTGGCCGAAGGCACCGGCGTGCAGCTCAATGAGCGTGGCCAGATCGTGGTCGACGACCATTGCCACACCGGCGTCGACGGCGTCTGGGCGGTGGGTGACTGCGTGCGCGGCCCGATGCTGGCCCATAAGGGCTTTGAAGAAGGCGTCGCCGTGGCCGAACTGATTGCTGGCCTGCCGGGCCACGTCAATTTCGACACCATTCCGTGGGTGATCTACACCGAGCCGGAACTGGCATGGGTCGGCAAGACCGAAGCCCAGCTCAAGGCCGAAGGCATCCCGTACAAGGCCGGCAGCTTCCCGTTCGCCGCCAACGGCCGCGCCGTCGCCATGGTCGAGCCGGCTGGCTTCGTCAAGGTGCTGGCACACGCCGAAACCGACCGCGTGCTGGGCATGCACCTGGTTGGCGCCAATGTCTCCGAGCTGGTGCACGAAGGTGTACTGACCATGGAGTTCAGCGGCTCGTCCGATGACCTGGCCCGCATCTGCCACGCCCACCCGTCGCTGTCCGAGGCAGTACACGACGCGGCCATGGCGGTCAGCAAGCGCGCCATCCACAAGGCCAACTAA
- a CDS encoding ABC transporter transmembrane domain-containing protein produces the protein MTDTPSPAPRKLQKLGSLKTLWPFVRRHAGLFSAWLVALAISSTATLSLPMAVKQMIDHGFSGGGEINRAFMLLFIVAVVLALATAARFFFVSLLGEKVVADLRAKLYTHLIGLDAGFHDRTRSGELVSRLTADSELLRSVIGSTMSVALRSSVTVVGAMVMLFVTSPRLAVYSLIGIPLAVLPIVLGARQLQKISRASQDRVADANALAAETLGAVRTVQAHAREPYERGRFEAALAVSVATAKRRIRTQSFVTAIAIVLVFGAIVAVLWSGAHDVVDGRMSAGTLGQFVLYALIGGGSVGALAEVWNELQRASGGMGRIGELLAETPQITSPAQPHPLPTPVRGEIRFEHVSFHYPQRPDHPALDDFSLTVAPGETVALVGPSGAGKSTVLSLLLRFHDPDAGSLRLDGIDLRELDPAQLRQSIALVPQQPALFAASAADNIRYGRLEASDEEVRAAARSAEADDFLMQLPEGYDSDLGERGARLSGGQQQRVAIARALLKDAPVLLLDEATSALDAQSERAVQQALERLMAGRTTLVIAHRLATVLKADRIVVMDHGRIVAQGTHAELLAQDGLYAELARLQFID, from the coding sequence ATGACTGATACCCCGTCCCCCGCACCGCGCAAGCTGCAGAAACTCGGCAGCCTGAAAACCCTGTGGCCGTTCGTCCGCCGCCATGCCGGGCTGTTCAGCGCCTGGCTGGTCGCGCTGGCCATTTCTTCCACGGCGACGTTGAGCCTGCCGATGGCGGTTAAGCAGATGATCGACCACGGATTCTCCGGCGGTGGCGAGATCAACCGCGCCTTCATGCTGCTCTTCATCGTCGCGGTGGTGTTGGCCTTGGCCACCGCCGCGCGCTTCTTCTTTGTGTCCCTGCTGGGCGAAAAAGTGGTCGCGGACCTGCGCGCCAAGCTGTACACCCACCTGATCGGACTGGATGCCGGCTTCCACGACCGCACCCGAAGCGGTGAGCTGGTCTCGCGGCTCACCGCAGACAGTGAACTGCTGCGCAGCGTGATTGGTTCGACCATGTCGGTTGCCCTGCGCAGCAGCGTCACTGTAGTCGGCGCGATGGTGATGCTGTTCGTCACCAGCCCGCGGCTGGCGGTGTATTCGCTGATCGGCATTCCATTGGCCGTGCTACCGATCGTGCTCGGCGCGCGCCAGCTGCAGAAAATCTCCCGCGCCAGCCAGGACCGTGTCGCCGATGCCAATGCCCTGGCTGCGGAAACCCTGGGCGCGGTACGTACGGTGCAGGCGCATGCGCGCGAGCCTTACGAGCGCGGCCGCTTCGAGGCCGCGCTGGCGGTGTCAGTGGCCACCGCAAAACGCCGCATCCGCACCCAGTCCTTCGTCACTGCCATCGCCATCGTGCTGGTGTTCGGGGCGATCGTCGCGGTGTTGTGGTCCGGCGCGCATGACGTGGTGGATGGCCGCATGAGCGCCGGCACGCTGGGGCAGTTCGTGCTGTACGCCCTGATCGGCGGCGGCTCGGTGGGCGCCTTGGCCGAGGTATGGAACGAACTGCAGCGCGCTTCCGGCGGCATGGGCAGGATCGGCGAACTGCTGGCCGAAACCCCGCAGATCACCTCGCCAGCGCAGCCGCATCCCTTGCCCACGCCCGTTCGCGGCGAAATCCGTTTCGAACATGTTTCCTTCCACTACCCGCAGCGCCCCGATCATCCGGCGCTGGATGATTTCAGCCTAACCGTGGCACCGGGCGAAACCGTGGCGTTGGTCGGGCCTTCCGGTGCCGGCAAAAGCACGGTGCTGTCATTGCTGCTGCGTTTCCATGACCCCGATGCAGGCAGCCTACGGCTCGATGGCATCGACCTGCGCGAACTGGACCCGGCGCAGCTGCGCCAGAGCATCGCCCTGGTGCCACAGCAACCGGCCCTGTTTGCCGCCAGCGCCGCCGACAACATCCGCTATGGCCGTCTGGAAGCCAGCGACGAGGAAGTGCGCGCAGCTGCCCGTTCGGCCGAAGCCGACGACTTCCTGATGCAGCTGCCCGAGGGCTATGACAGTGACCTGGGCGAGCGCGGTGCACGCCTCTCTGGCGGCCAGCAGCAGCGCGTGGCCATTGCCCGCGCTCTGCTCAAGGATGCACCGGTACTGTTGCTGGACGAAGCTACCAGCGCGCTCGATGCGCAGAGCGAACGCGCCGTGCAGCAGGCACTGGAACGCTTGATGGCGGGCCGCACCACGCTGGTCATCGCGCATCGCCTGGCGACCGTGCTCAAGGCCGACCGTATCGTCGTGATGGACCACGGCCGCATCGTCGCCCAAGGCACCCACGCCGAACTGCTGGCACAGGATGGCCTCTACGCCGAGTTGGCGCGCCTGCAGTTCATTGACTGA